The following are encoded in a window of Euwallacea fornicatus isolate EFF26 chromosome 21, ASM4011564v1, whole genome shotgun sequence genomic DNA:
- the LOC136345824 gene encoding 3-oxoacyl-[acyl-carrier-protein] reductase FabG-like, with product MASIVSSPELNTMSFLGKVVIITGASSGIGAATAQHFAKLGANLTLTGRNKENLQKVASECITVAGSKAPLLITGELTNETDTENILDSTIKHFGKLDVLINNAGILETGSVETTNLAQYDRVMNTNVRAIYHLTTLAVPHLITSKGNIVNVSSVNGIRAFPGVFAYCISKAAVDHLTRCAALDLAPKQVRVNCVNPGVTVTNLHKRGGMNEEQYKAFLEKSQQTHALGRPGTPEEVAKTIAFLASDHASFITGATVPVDGGRHAMCPR from the exons ATGGCTTCAATAGTGTCGAGTCCGGAATTGAACACAATGAGTTTCTTAGGAAAAGTTGTCATTATAACCGGGGCTAGTTCGGGTATTGGAGCAGCCACTGCCCAGCATTTTGCCAAGTTAGGAGCAAATCTAACTTTAACAG GACGGAATAAGGAGAACCTTCAAAAGGTAGCTTCAGAATGTATAACCGTTGCAGGAAGCAAAGCTCCTCTTTTAATAACTGGGGAATTAACAAATGAAACTGACACAGAAAACATCTTAGACAGCACTATTAAGCACTTTGGAAAATTGGATGTATTAATCAACAATGCTG gaaTTCTCGAAACAGGATCAGTGGAAACAACTAATTTGGCTCAGTATGACCGAGTAATGAACACTAATGTTAGGGCAATTTATCATTTAACTACTTTAGCAGTTCCCCATTTAATAACCAGCAAGGGAAATATTGTAAATGTCAGTAGTGTTAATGGAATTAGGGCATTCCCTGGCGTTTTTGCCTATTGCATTTCCAAAGCTGCAGTTGACCATCTTACCAG ATGTGCAGCTTTAGATTTGGCCCCTAAACAAGTCAGAGTAAACTGTGTCAATCCTGGTGTAACAGTGACAAATCTGCATAAAAGAGGTGGGATGAATGAAGAACAATATAAGGCCTTTTTGGAGAAGTCCCAGCAGACACATGCATTGG GGCGTCCTGGAACACCTGAAGAAGTGGCAAAAACAATAGCATTTCTTGCCAGTGACCATGCCAGTTTCATAACTGGGGCTACTGTGCCTGTGGATGGAGGTCGACATGCCATGTGTCCTCGATAA
- the LOC136345884 gene encoding uncharacterized protein isoform X1, with protein MNHMFFFMMACVALCISKISSETIEISTLVPSMTSTVNPKSVKSQNWKGNVLADFVENFLPESTNLRKIDESQDYSSQKLVPVYPPPNSYFYPGVNPNDAAVTSGTELQDANYFSSILPAAQMGFEVLRQYFLYFLVRHLAFKLIRIFELILNIRDVLIPDEISKFLIKAALSAALQLFTKLGLYLVSGAGLLVLGGIFTTLLCYFTPVCTITFNGFDFQQALSKDTMRSLVTSEKIATAAALVQDAIGKYQRLQRAVNQ; from the exons ATGAATcacatgtttttctttatgatGGCTTGTGTAGCCCTTTGCATCTCCAAAATATCATCAGAAACTATTGAAATCTCAACTTTAGTACCTTCTATGACATCGACCGTAAATCCCAAAAGTGTAAAATCTCAAAATTGGAAAGGAAACGTACTTGCAGACTTCGTAGAAAATTTCCTACCCGAAAGTACCAACCTGCGGAAAATTGATGAGTCTCAAGATTACAGTTCTCAAAAGCTGGTGCCAGTTTACCCTCCTCCAAATAGTTATTTCTATCCGGGGGTTAATCCTAATGATGCAGCAGTAACCAGTGGAACTGAGCTGCAGGACGCCAAttatttttcctcaattttaCCCGCAGCACAG ATGGGGTTTGAGGTATTGCGTCaatattttctctattttctCGTAAGACATTTGGCATTTAAACTAATTAGAATATTCGAGTTGATTTTGAACATAAGAGACGTTCTTATTCCTgatgaaatttcgaaatttttgatcAAG GCTGCACTATCTGCTGCGTTACAGTTATTCACAAAGCTGGGTCTGTATTTAGTGAGTGGGGCGGGCCTTCTTGTTTTAGGAGGAATATTTACAACCTTGCTTTGCTATTTCACACCCGTTTGTACCATCACATTCAACGGATTCGACTTCCAACAG gcTCTAAGCAAGGACACAATGAGGTCGCTGGTGACCTCAGAGAAAATTGCAACAGCTGCTGCTCTAGTTCAGGATGCTATTGGGAAGTATCAACGTTTGCAAAGAGCTGTGAACCAATAA
- the LOC136345884 gene encoding uncharacterized protein isoform X2 — MNHMFFFMMACVALCISKISSETIEISTLVPSMTSTVNPKSVKSQNWKGNVLADFVENFLPESTNLRKIDESQDYSSQKLVPVYPPPNSYFYPGVNPNDAAVTSGTELQDANYFSSILPAAQAALSAALQLFTKLGLYLVSGAGLLVLGGIFTTLLCYFTPVCTITFNGFDFQQALSKDTMRSLVTSEKIATAAALVQDAIGKYQRLQRAVNQ; from the exons ATGAATcacatgtttttctttatgatGGCTTGTGTAGCCCTTTGCATCTCCAAAATATCATCAGAAACTATTGAAATCTCAACTTTAGTACCTTCTATGACATCGACCGTAAATCCCAAAAGTGTAAAATCTCAAAATTGGAAAGGAAACGTACTTGCAGACTTCGTAGAAAATTTCCTACCCGAAAGTACCAACCTGCGGAAAATTGATGAGTCTCAAGATTACAGTTCTCAAAAGCTGGTGCCAGTTTACCCTCCTCCAAATAGTTATTTCTATCCGGGGGTTAATCCTAATGATGCAGCAGTAACCAGTGGAACTGAGCTGCAGGACGCCAAttatttttcctcaattttaCCCGCAGCACAG GCTGCACTATCTGCTGCGTTACAGTTATTCACAAAGCTGGGTCTGTATTTAGTGAGTGGGGCGGGCCTTCTTGTTTTAGGAGGAATATTTACAACCTTGCTTTGCTATTTCACACCCGTTTGTACCATCACATTCAACGGATTCGACTTCCAACAG gcTCTAAGCAAGGACACAATGAGGTCGCTGGTGACCTCAGAGAAAATTGCAACAGCTGCTGCTCTAGTTCAGGATGCTATTGGGAAGTATCAACGTTTGCAAAGAGCTGTGAACCAATAA
- the LOC136345825 gene encoding NADH dehydrogenase [ubiquinone] 1 beta subcomplex subunit 2, mitochondrial-like, giving the protein MLFSRTAPALRAIAGLTKNKAHFKQLVRNHGHTWAYRKPPPPAYKFQEFVAEFVGAFTWWWILWHIWTEPEHITGEFEWSDPQKWTNEELGIPDELPLD; this is encoded by the exons ATGCTCTTTTCCCGGACTGCCCCTGCCTTAAGGGCTATTGCCGGTTTGACCAAGAATAAGGCACACTTTAAACAACTCGTTAGAAATCATGGTCATAC atGGGCGTACAGAAAGCCACCGCCACCAGCGTACAAATTCCAAGAGTTTGTGGCTGAATTTGTTGGGGCTTTTACTTGGTGGTGGATATTGTGGCATATTTGGACTGAACCTGAGCATATTACA GGAGAATTTGAGTGGAGTGATCCACAGAAATGGACTAATGAGGAGTTGGGCATTCCTGATGAATTGCCATTAGATTGA
- the LOC136346049 gene encoding zinc finger protein 830: MSATFKNAKKMVKQEQLRKIMKDYKKGLKEVKKIESQFHTYNELGQLTCILCKTIVKSEAVWVVHINAKQHKENIELAKKLKEKTNNFTTPLKRPLTPPLPDIPEKKIKGILKNALTKPTTINSQQSKVTEDTAIQSLSTIKLNVPLGAIRQNSKNIPPSENPEEPGSSNSLPEGFFDDPIMDAKARNQEYKDPLEVEWDKFLKEMKVIENESEAIIAEDQDEATNERHIEEIEEQMILFNKVLDLEKKKDVAIEALNQKKSELKEDDEELDEDIDEFLDWRQKKTF; encoded by the exons ATGTCGGCCACTTTTAAAAACGCCAAAAAAATGGTGAAGCAGGAGCAGCTTCGAAAAATCATGAAAGACTACAAGAAGGGCTTAAaagaagtaaagaaaattgaatcaC AATTTCATACATATAACGAATTAGGACAACTTACGTGCATTCTATGCAAAACTATAGTTAAATCAGAGGCAGTTTGGGTGGTGCACATTAATGCAAAAcaacataaagaaaatattgaattagcTAAGAAGCTTAAAGAGAAAACTAACAATTTTACAACACCTTTAAAGAGACCTTTGACGCCCCCTTTGCCAGATAttccagagaaaaaaataaagg gaattttaaaaaatgccctTACAAAGCCCACCACAATTAATTCACAACAAAGCAAAGTCACAGAGGACACTGCCATACAATCATTAAGTACCATTAAACTTAATGTTCCTTTGGGAGCAATAAGGCAAAACTCAAAAAACATTCCACCTAGTGAAAATCCAGAGGAACCAGGTTCTTCCAACTCTCTCCCCGAGGGATTTTTCGATGACCCAATCATGGATGCCAAA GCTAGAAATCAAGAATACAAGGACCCATTGGAAGTGGAATGGGACAAGTTCCTGAAAGAAATGAAAGTGATTGAAAATGAGAGTGAAGCGATAATAGCTGAGGATCAGGATGAAGCCACCAACGAGAGGcatattgaagaaattgaggAACAGATGATATTGTTTAATAA GGTATTGgatttggagaaaaaaaagGATGTTGCTATTGAGGCATTAAATCAGAAAAAGAGTGAGCTAAAAGAGGATGATGAAGAACTGGATGAGGATATCGACGAGTTTTTAGATTGgaggcaaaaaaaaacgttttga
- the Pfdn5 gene encoding prefoldin subunit 5, whose product MAQISSTEQPHMKQIDLTTLNIQQLSTLKQQLDQELDFFQDSLTSLKVAQQKFQTSNETLQNIDSSSEGKEILVPLTGSMYVPGTLVDTNNVIIDIGTRYYVEKDIPAAKNYFERKTKFVAEQMEKIQFVGLEKSKIRDAIIEIIQMKLNQQQQAQNSM is encoded by the exons atggcTCAAATATCCTCTACAGAACAGCCCCACATGAAACAAATTGATCTCACTACTTTAAATATCCAACAATTAAGCACCTTGAAACAGCAACTAGATCAG GAACTGGACTTTTTCCAAGACTCTCTAACATCTCTAAAAGTGGCCCAACAGAAATTCCAAACTTCCAATGAAACATTGCAGAACATTGATAGTAGTTCAGAAGGCAAGGAAATTTTAGTTCCATTAACTGGCTCT atGTATGTACCAGGAACACTTGTAGACACAAATAATGTAATCATAGATATAGGAACTCGGTATTATGTGGAAAAG GACATTCCTGCCGCCAAGAACTACTTTGAAAGaaagacaaaatttgttgctgaacaaatggagaaaattcaatttgttggaTTAGAAAAAAGCAAGATCAGAGATGCTATCATTGAAATTAtacaaatgaaattaaatcaaCAGCAGCAAGCTCAAAATAGCATGTAA